One genomic region from Pyramidobacter piscolens W5455 encodes:
- the galE gene encoding UDP-glucose 4-epimerase GalE, whose amino-acid sequence MNVLLTGGAGFIGSHTAVELIAAGHGVVIADDLSNSSAAVIERLARITGARVPFYRIDVADKAALARLFAEHDLDAVIHFAGLKAVGESVAKPLLYYRNNLDTTLALLEVMAAHGCKRFIFSSSATVYGMTNTVPFTEDMPAGGCTNPYGWTKFMIEQILRDAAAADAGMAAVLLRYFNPIGAHESGLIGEQPQGIPNNLMPYLCQVAAGKLPQLRVFGDDYPTPDGTGVRDYIHVVDLAKGHAAALDYAASHQGAEVFNLGTGHGSSVLDLIRSFERVNGVEIPYAIAPRRAGDIAACWADASKAERLLGWKAQKSLDDMCRDSWNWTKKSLR is encoded by the coding sequence ATGAACGTTCTCCTTACCGGCGGGGCCGGTTTTATCGGGTCGCATACGGCGGTCGAATTGATCGCGGCGGGACACGGGGTGGTGATCGCCGACGATCTGAGCAACAGCTCGGCGGCGGTGATCGAGCGGCTGGCGCGGATTACGGGTGCGCGCGTGCCGTTTTACCGGATCGACGTGGCCGACAAGGCGGCGCTGGCGCGTCTCTTTGCGGAGCACGATCTCGACGCGGTGATCCACTTCGCGGGGCTCAAGGCGGTGGGCGAATCGGTGGCCAAGCCGCTGCTCTACTACCGCAACAATCTGGACACGACGCTGGCGCTGCTGGAAGTCATGGCGGCGCACGGCTGCAAGCGCTTCATCTTCAGCTCGTCGGCCACGGTGTACGGGATGACGAACACGGTTCCGTTCACCGAGGACATGCCGGCCGGCGGCTGCACGAATCCCTACGGCTGGACGAAGTTCATGATCGAACAGATCCTGCGCGACGCGGCCGCCGCGGACGCGGGGATGGCGGCGGTGCTGCTGCGTTACTTCAACCCGATCGGCGCGCACGAGTCGGGGCTGATCGGCGAGCAGCCGCAGGGGATCCCCAACAATCTGATGCCGTATCTGTGCCAGGTGGCGGCGGGCAAGCTGCCGCAGCTGCGCGTCTTCGGCGACGACTACCCCACGCCCGACGGCACGGGGGTGCGCGATTACATCCACGTGGTCGATCTGGCCAAAGGGCACGCGGCGGCGCTGGATTACGCCGCTTCGCACCAAGGTGCCGAGGTGTTCAACCTCGGCACGGGGCACGGCAGCAGCGTGCTTGATCTGATCCGTTCGTTCGAGCGGGTCAACGGCGTCGAAATCCCTTACGCGATCGCGCCGCGCCGCGCCGGCGACATCGCCGCGTGCTGGGCCGACGCAAGCAAGGCCGAGCGTCTGCTGGGCTGGAAAGCGCAAAAATCGCTCGACGACATGTGCCGCGATTCCTGGAACTGGACGAAGAAGTCGCTGCGATAA
- a CDS encoding sulfatase, translating into MSFIKDHARFFKGAALTAVFALAAAGTAALALMRRVWGPVSMEQILFHLDVPLTGGVDAHLRRLIFAAGAGAAAVVILYGLFCRFCLRRGRRGAGLVAALALAGFALYAEQSVGVAGFVLRQFQSTTLFDAVPEPADTRWSFPGAKRNLLVIHMESIEDTFNDAVVMGAPLLPELARLQKDHLHFTGFRQVRGTTWTTAGVTASDFGLPLLLPIGHNDYGDYESFLPGALSIFEVLERSGYALEFMFSSDCSFGGIENLIRTHAERPVVKDLRWFSQYRSDVEQNRGNGWGLRDRYLYERLKEDLALRAASGAPYAFFVETLDTHGPDTYYFLDPDVRPQTRWHDFRDVIRASSLMMGEFIDWVQAQPFARDLTIVVLGDHLWMGDAIAGRPLGDGRAVLNLFINAIPRPEREGERLFSAPDFAPTILEAIGANLPGRRFGIGTSLFSACPTMIEELGEKAYVAELGKTSARYNRFFKRPKDSFARHAPPKTNDFSKGAPKIVFSEPELFMRTGGSGDFQCAVFNSSDSLLSSAGDAPLRIRASVCAADGRNMPEYARTFPLPRNLPPQDAEYLQASIPVPPEGTYRLRLEFVDGKDRPVAAHETPLRTAAQWPYAAGNGGVPQDERTVLDGGAPCVAFAGAMEVYCHRDTLFCKLLDGRLSAKELILRARRGGQTVELTPRELRRASDQKFRWAAAPLDGAGFEYLEAGWRRDGAENARPFSLLPAAKSAPLREEQDFYAYVRKLSRSKALILAAVNAPGREPGLLAMRDGQILTLQRGEPGTALHFDGEEGGVYLDLNTYDEATTAQSRTRARLSIRVNGLEYSWAQQGTNFVVFDPACGEVIDRAASAAPVPLDELAPLLAGAPATTRHPGGETPKLRHRPVDHRVPIEKGAFLASWPDGPYVARSGGRLYFQTPWEQAFKIKLIGGPESAGAAPLDGAVSAGFDGVISALTAQGPCADVGFIDAQGQKRVQSVDLTPLFLETDFCRYLRRLADPDYVVLISVLDEGARRLTETHRKLFAPLGLDLSLSGKRRWSYAAVSDGGKKIYEECTPGRIDTTVDAAGLKIGLVSTGMEAGSESSVRIDGTEYSAQSLGMNIVVYDKKRRRVVDSVAFNTYADLSASRKDPAFKR; encoded by the coding sequence ATGTCGTTCATAAAAGATCATGCGCGCTTTTTCAAGGGTGCGGCGCTGACCGCCGTCTTCGCTCTCGCGGCGGCGGGAACGGCGGCTCTGGCGCTGATGCGCCGGGTCTGGGGGCCGGTGTCGATGGAACAGATCCTGTTTCATCTGGACGTGCCGCTGACGGGCGGCGTCGACGCCCATCTGCGCCGTCTCATTTTCGCCGCGGGCGCGGGCGCGGCGGCAGTCGTGATTCTGTACGGGCTGTTCTGCCGTTTCTGCCTGCGGCGCGGCCGGCGCGGCGCGGGCCTCGTCGCGGCGCTGGCGCTGGCGGGTTTCGCGCTGTACGCGGAACAGAGCGTCGGCGTGGCCGGGTTCGTACTGCGTCAGTTCCAGAGCACAACGCTGTTCGACGCCGTGCCCGAACCGGCGGACACGCGCTGGTCGTTCCCCGGCGCCAAGCGCAATCTGCTGGTGATCCACATGGAGTCGATCGAGGACACCTTCAACGACGCCGTGGTCATGGGCGCGCCGCTGCTGCCGGAGCTGGCGCGGCTGCAGAAGGACCATCTCCATTTCACGGGCTTCCGCCAGGTGCGCGGCACGACCTGGACGACGGCGGGCGTGACGGCCTCGGACTTCGGGCTGCCGCTGCTACTGCCGATCGGCCACAACGACTACGGCGACTACGAGTCGTTTTTGCCCGGCGCGCTGAGTATCTTCGAGGTGCTGGAGCGCAGCGGTTACGCGCTGGAGTTTATGTTCTCCAGCGATTGTTCGTTCGGCGGCATCGAAAATCTGATCCGCACGCACGCGGAGCGCCCCGTCGTCAAGGATCTGCGCTGGTTCAGCCAATACCGCTCCGACGTGGAACAGAACCGCGGCAACGGCTGGGGACTGCGCGACCGCTATCTCTACGAGCGGCTCAAGGAAGATCTGGCGCTGCGCGCCGCTTCGGGCGCGCCGTACGCTTTTTTCGTCGAGACGCTCGACACGCACGGGCCGGACACATACTACTTTCTCGACCCCGACGTCCGCCCACAAACGCGCTGGCACGACTTTCGCGACGTGATCCGCGCCAGCAGCCTGATGATGGGCGAGTTCATCGACTGGGTACAGGCGCAGCCGTTCGCCCGCGACCTGACGATCGTCGTTCTCGGCGACCATCTCTGGATGGGCGACGCCATCGCCGGGCGTCCGCTGGGGGACGGACGCGCCGTGCTCAACCTGTTCATCAACGCGATCCCGCGCCCGGAGCGCGAGGGCGAACGGCTTTTCAGCGCGCCGGATTTCGCGCCGACGATTCTCGAAGCCATCGGCGCAAATCTTCCCGGGCGCCGTTTCGGCATCGGCACGTCGCTGTTCAGCGCGTGCCCGACGATGATCGAGGAACTGGGCGAAAAGGCTTACGTCGCCGAACTGGGCAAGACGTCGGCGCGCTACAACCGGTTCTTCAAGCGTCCCAAAGATTCTTTCGCCCGGCACGCGCCGCCGAAAACGAACGACTTTTCCAAGGGCGCGCCGAAGATCGTCTTTTCCGAACCGGAACTGTTTATGAGGACCGGCGGCAGCGGCGATTTTCAGTGCGCGGTCTTCAATTCAAGCGACAGCCTGCTGTCCAGCGCGGGAGATGCGCCGCTGCGGATCCGCGCGTCGGTCTGCGCCGCCGACGGCCGCAACATGCCGGAATATGCGCGCACGTTCCCGCTGCCGCGCAACCTGCCGCCGCAGGACGCCGAATACCTGCAGGCGTCGATCCCCGTGCCGCCGGAAGGAACGTACCGCCTGCGGCTGGAATTCGTCGACGGAAAAGACCGGCCGGTCGCCGCCCATGAAACGCCGCTGCGGACGGCGGCGCAGTGGCCGTACGCAGCCGGGAACGGCGGCGTGCCGCAGGACGAACGCACCGTGCTGGACGGCGGCGCGCCCTGCGTGGCCTTCGCGGGCGCGATGGAAGTCTATTGCCATCGGGACACGCTCTTCTGCAAGCTGCTGGACGGGCGCCTGTCCGCAAAAGAACTGATTTTGCGCGCCCGCCGCGGCGGGCAGACCGTCGAACTGACGCCGCGCGAGCTGCGCCGCGCATCCGACCAAAAATTCCGCTGGGCCGCCGCGCCGTTGGACGGAGCCGGTTTTGAATATCTGGAAGCGGGGTGGCGGCGCGACGGCGCGGAAAACGCGCGCCCGTTCAGCCTCCTCCCCGCGGCGAAAAGCGCGCCGCTGCGCGAGGAGCAGGACTTCTACGCCTATGTGCGCAAGCTGTCGCGGTCGAAGGCGCTGATCCTCGCCGCCGTCAACGCCCCGGGGCGGGAGCCCGGCCTTCTGGCCATGCGGGACGGTCAGATCCTCACGCTTCAGCGCGGCGAGCCCGGCACGGCGCTGCACTTCGACGGCGAGGAAGGCGGCGTTTACCTCGACCTCAACACGTATGACGAGGCCACCACCGCCCAGTCGCGTACCCGCGCACGACTGTCAATCCGCGTGAACGGCCTCGAATACTCCTGGGCGCAGCAGGGCACGAACTTCGTCGTCTTCGATCCCGCCTGCGGCGAAGTGATCGACCGCGCCGCAAGCGCCGCGCCGGTACCGCTGGACGAACTGGCGCCGCTGCTCGCGGGCGCGCCCGCGACGACGCGGCATCCCGGCGGCGAAACGCCCAAACTGCGCCACCGCCCCGTCGATCATCGCGTTCCCATCGAAAAGGGGGCGTTTCTCGCCTCATGGCCCGACGGGCCATACGTCGCGCGCTCCGGCGGCCGGCTTTACTTCCAGACGCCGTGGGAGCAGGCCTTCAAAATCAAACTGATCGGCGGTCCAGAAAGCGCGGGTGCCGCGCCGCTGGACGGCGCCGTGTCGGCCGGTTTCGACGGCGTGATCTCCGCCCTGACGGCGCAAGGGCCGTGCGCCGACGTCGGATTTATCGACGCGCAGGGGCAAAAACGCGTGCAGTCCGTCGACCTGACGCCGCTTTTTCTGGAAACAGACTTCTGCCGCTATCTGCGGCGGCTGGCCGATCCCGATTACGTCGTGCTGATCTCCGTGCTCGACGAAGGCGCGCGCCGCCTGACGGAAACGCACCGCAAGCTCTTCGCGCCGCTGGGGCTCGACCTGTCGCTGTCCGGCAAGCGGCGCTGGAGCTACGCGGCCGTCAGCGACGGCGGCAAAAAGATCTACGAAGAATGCACGCCCGGCCGCATCGACACAACCGTCGACGCCGCGGGGCTGAAGATCGGGCTCGTCAGCACGGGAATGGAGGCCGGTTCCGAGTCGTCGGTCCGGATCGACGGCACGGAGTATTCCGCACAGTCGCTGGGCATGAACATCGTCGTCTACGACAAAAAACGACGGCGCGTCGTCGACAGCGTCGCCTTCAACACCTACGCCGACCTCTCCGCCTCGCGCAAAGACCCCGCGTTCAAACGGTGA
- a CDS encoding sigma-70 family RNA polymerase sigma factor yields the protein MECERCAASKEQLNETALRFLPLAKKIAWQYTRRGAEYEDLVQEGMIALFELVRRYDEERPPQRLSLFIWYRLRGRVRDAAARLRRDGAHDSLEQKFEDDGFDVPYEEGRYAVFELLESLPPRERELARGLASGLTQKELARRCAISQQAVSKRVRCLRDKVRRALAS from the coding sequence GTGGAATGCGAACGATGCGCTGCGAGCAAAGAGCAGCTGAACGAAACCGCTCTGCGCTTTTTGCCGCTGGCGAAAAAGATTGCCTGGCAGTATACAAGGCGCGGCGCCGAATACGAAGATTTGGTACAGGAGGGCATGATCGCGCTTTTCGAACTGGTGCGGCGCTATGACGAGGAACGACCGCCCCAGCGGCTGAGCCTGTTCATCTGGTACCGTCTGCGCGGCCGGGTCCGCGACGCGGCCGCGCGGCTGCGCCGGGATGGCGCCCACGATTCGCTGGAACAAAAATTCGAGGACGACGGTTTCGACGTTCCCTACGAAGAGGGCCGCTACGCCGTCTTCGAACTGCTCGAAAGCCTGCCGCCCCGCGAGCGCGAGCTGGCGCGCGGCCTGGCTTCCGGCCTGACGCAGAAGGAACTGGCCCGCCGCTGCGCCATCAGCCAGCAGGCCGTGAGCAAACGCGTGCGCTGTCTGCGCGACAAGGTGCGGCGCGCTCTGGCAAGCTGA